One Xiphophorus hellerii strain 12219 chromosome 1, Xiphophorus_hellerii-4.1, whole genome shotgun sequence DNA segment encodes these proteins:
- the LOC116728673 gene encoding proline-rich transmembrane protein 3 isoform X1, translated as MALKLLLFHTLNLFFFHLSGAQTIIGSSSSFTTLNLPSNPPSPTKQTIRLWPSLPPRGRTDLPIRVTIRERFAALNAVEQGHRMIRPTTQLNPSLIFTQSPQNFTRGQIATQPTVSGPRTDTASLTFIKALKREGAATTPLFPSLASHLSLAEERSIEGSEDVESQGLGSGRALAEEKSTGHQPTIAEEMAQYRPQAQTMTSKVTDEETSLDYQNDETHLFWLTTISATSTITQPTPKAAELTGTRGANHPSSDRLQPTQGSSAVTSPKLTSSSADKQPQTAGQPVTNRSPAGPNPNSSTEQETHTSTTGLRTVTTQSVKTAEIERNTSRTTVPSRGDSSRLTTSVVPVIRPRFGPTYQEERNRSILLGYPQQAPHSTFNPAPSPSAIPSTNGTLLYWGDLSRKLAFAWELHVYGTASLFLLLFAGAALGLTLSPGANCPHRGALGLANALLFLAGGLRAVLFFIDPYGTRGIFPRTAVTALYNLPLHLLVWAQASVVLLALRVAGVSVLPPTLEHPPLVAVLTVLQCTLLLAADLLSPALSPVVPVTLQVLSLCWGLGICLGYLCYVFPRIRCPALPHHSVPVEARRKTWTGSQKTAVILGRVLAVCSVLGALCCGLHVHATLWLYGLLGDWTRFNWGWWLMHFWARLLELTWGFFLLLMGSWVFWRPVTCRAREEGRQDGSTMDLPTPGQSVGSPQRHTCWSKIVQSLRGKPCRKSESNGVGGGTGGAGGPGEVPNNWAGQERPGADISKSLIRNQSHEQNMAQPRLVKDSNYGRNHGGHPEDRGISEDSTSSLLRLQTLGQPPHRSVSGSLDQDRDTSLSFYEFDLRPPSPIDLTRSIDEALHREHLVTGGSLFHPVIQTPSPGSGISQEHWLRRNSDPQLLSESSEAPTESSMPLGGSVLSSVPSRQVTAPPTPSHQGHRWAGNGMVNVPSSVSCPVSLRPSRTSTGNLGEDGVDDTRPFITPDSERARARAGRPVGSRSYLEVSRHDDSASVSSEIIDL; from the exons ATGGCTCTCAAGCTGCTCCTGTTCCATACTTTGAACCTATTCTTCTTCCATTTATCCGGTGCACAGACCATCATtggttcctcctcttccttcacCACTCTGAACTTGCCTAGCAACCCACCTTCACCTACCAAGCAGACAATTAGATTGTGGCCTTCTTTGCCTCCCAGAGGACGCACTGATCTTCCCATCAGAGTAACGATCCGGGAAAGATTTGCAGCTTTGAATGCAGTGGAGCAGGGGCATCGGATGATCCGTCCAACGACACAGCTCAACCCATCTTTAATTTTTACGCAATCGCCACAGAATTTTACCAGGGGGCAAATTGCAACCCAACCAACTGTCTCAGGACCCAGGACTGACACAGCTAGTTTAACATTCATCAAGGCTTTAAAAAGGGAAGGAGCTGCCACAACTCCACTTTTTCCCTCTTTGGCATCCCATTTAAGTCTTGCAGAAGAGAGATCAATCGAAGGTTCAGAGGATGTTGAATCCCAAGGGTTGGGATCAGGCAGAGCTCTGGCAGAGGAGAAATCAACTGGTCATCAGCCAACAATTGCTGAGGAGATGGCTCAGTATCGACCACAGGCGCAGACCATGACCTCCAAAGTTACGGACGAAGAAACATCATTGGATTATCAGAATGATGAGACTCACCTGTTTTGGTTGACAACAATCAGTGCAACATCTACAATAACACAACCAACGCCTAAGGCTGCGGAATTAACAG GTACACGTGGAGCAAATCACCCTTCCAGTGACAGACTTCAGCCAACGCAGGGCTCCTCTGCTGTGACATCTCCCAAACTCACGTCAAGCTCCGCTGATAAACAGCCACAGACTGCAGGACAACCTGTCACAAACAGAAGCCCAGCTGGTCCGAATCCAAACAGTTCAACAGAACAAGAAACCCACACATCTACAACTGGTCTTAGGACAGTTACAACTCAAAGTgtcaaaacagcagaaatagaaagaaatacATCGAGAACTACTGTGCCATCGAGAG GGGACTCTTCACGTCTTACAACCAGTGTTGTTCCTGTGATCCGACCCAGATTTGGCCCCACGTATCAGGAGGAGAGGAACCGCTCTATTCTGTTGGGATATCCACAGCAAGCTCCACACTCTACTTTTAATCCAGCCCCATCTCCAAGTGCCATTCCCTCTACGAATGGCACACTTCTTTATTGGGGTGATTTGAGTCGCAAGTTGGCTTTTGCCTGGGAACTGCATGTCTACGGCACAGCAAGCCTCTTCCTGCTCCTGTTTGCTGGAGCTGCCCTTGGCCTGACTCTGTCCCCCGGAGCGAACTGTCCTCATCGCGGGGCTCTTGGACTTGCCAACGCTCTGTTGTTTCTAGCTGGAGGCCTCAGGGCAGTTCTGTTTTTCATCGACCCTTATGGGACACGAGGCATCTTCCCTCGCACAGCAGTTACGGCCCTCTACAACCTGCCTCTTCATCTCTTGGTGTGGGCCCAGGCGTCAGTAGTACTTCTTGCACTGAGGGTGGCAGGAGTCAGTGTGTTACCTCCAACCTTAGAGCACCCCCCTCTGGTGGCTGTGCTTACTGTGTTGCAGTGTACACTACTGTTAGCTGCTGATCTGTTGTCTCCAGCTCTGTCTCCTGTAGTACCAGTAACCCTACAGGTCCTGTCCTTATGTTGGGGCCTGGGTATCTGTTTGGGCTATCTTTGCTATGTATTTCCACGTATACGCTGCCCTGCTCTTCCCCATCACAGTGTTCCTGTTGAGGCCAGGAGGAAGACTTGGACGGGGAGCCAAAAAACAGCAGTGATTCTGGGAAGAGTGCTGGCAGTCTGTTCAGTTCTTGGAGCATTATGCTGCGGCTTGCATGTCCACGCTACCTTGTGGCTCTATGGACTGTTAGGAGACTGGACGCGTTTTAACTGGGGATGGTGGTTGATGCATTTCTGGGCTCGGCTGCTGGAACTAACCTGGGGTTTTTTCCTGCTACTAATGGGATCCTGGGTGTTCTGGAGGCCTGTCACATGCCGGGCaagggaggaaggaaggcaAGATGGCAGCACAATGGATCTCCCAACTCCTGGTCAGTCTGTTGGTTCCCCTCAAAGACATACATGCTGGTCTAAGATAGTCCAAAGTCTGAGAGGTAAACCCTGCAGGAAGTCTGAAAGTAATGGTGTGGGAGGCGGAACAGGGGGAGCAGGAGGACCAGGAGAGGTGCCGAACAACTGGGCTGGACAAGAGCGACCTGGAGCTGATATCAGCAAGAGTCTTATTAGGAACCAGAGCCATGAGCAGAATATGGCCCAGCCGCGCTTGGTCAAAGACAGTAACTATGGACGTAACCACGGGGGCCACCCCGAGGACCGAGGCATATCTGAGGATTCCACTAGCTCCCTGCTGAGACTGCAGACTCTGGGTCAACCTCCTCATCGCTCAGTGAGTGGCAGCCTGGATCAGGACAGAGATACATCTCTGTCTTTCTATGAATTTGACCTGCGGCCACCCTCCCCTATTGACCTGACTCGCAGCATTGATGAGGCTCTGCACAGAGAACATTTGGTCACAGGAGGGAGTCTGTTTCATCCTGTAATCCAGACTCCTTCTCCGGGCTCTGGGATCAGCCAGGAGCATTGGCTTCGCAGGAACAGTGATCCTCAGCTGCTTTCTGAGAGCAGCGAAGCCCCAACAGAGTCCTCCATGCCTCTGGGGGGTAGCGTTCTCAGCAGCGTACCCAGCAGGCAGGTGACTGCTCCACCCACGccatcccaccagggtcacagGTGGGCTGGGAATGGTATGGTCAACGTTCCCTCATCAGTTTCTTGCCCAGTGTCGCTTCGCCCCTCCAGAACATCTACAGGGAATTTGGGTGAGGATGGCGTGGATGACACTCGGCCGTTTATCACCCCAGATTCTGAAAGGGCTCGAGCAAGAGCTGGGAGACCCGTTGGTTCACGCAGTTACCTGGAAGTGAGTCGACATGATGATTCTGCCAGTGTCAGCAGTGAAATTATAGACCTTTGA
- the LOC116728673 gene encoding proline-rich transmembrane protein 3 isoform X2, whose translation MALKLLLFHTLNLFFFHLSGAQTIIGSSSSFTTLNLPSNPPSPTKQTIRLWPSLPPRGRTDLPIRVTIRERFAALNAVEQGHRMIRPTTQLNPSLIFTQSPQNFTRGQIATQPTVSGPRTDTASLTFIKALKREGAATTPLFPSLASHLSLAEERSIEGSEDVESQGLGSGRALAEEKSTGHQPTIAEEMAQYRPQAQTMTSKVTDEETSLDYQNDETHLFWLTTISATSTITQPTPKAAELTGTRGANHPSSDRLQPTQGSSAVTSPKLTSSSADKQPQTAGQPVTNRSPAGPNPNSSTEQETHTSTTGLRTVTTQSVKTAEIERNTSRTTVPSRGDSSRLTTSVVPVIRPRFGPTYQEERNRSILLGYPQQAPHSTFNPAPSPSAIPSTNGTLLYWGDLSRKLAFAWELHVYGTASLFLLLFAGAALGLTLSPGANCPHRGALGLANALLFLAGGLRAVLFFIDPYGTRGIFPRTAVTALYNLPLHLLVWAQASVVLLALRVAGVSVLPPTLEHPPLVAVLTVLQCTLLLAADLLSPALSPVVPVTLQVLSLCWGLGICLGYLCYVFPRIRCPALPHHSVPVEARRKTWTGSQKTAVILGRVLAVCSVLGALCCGLHVHATLWLYGLLGDWTRFNWGWWLMHFWARLLELTWGFFLLLMGSWVFWRPVTCRAREEGRQDGSTMDLPTPGQSVGSPQRHTCWSKIVQSLRGKPCRKSESNGVGGGTGGAGGPGEVPNNWAGQERPGADISKSLIRNQSHEQNMAQPRLVKDSNYGRNHGGHPEDRGISEDSTSSLLRLQTLGQPPHRSVSGSLDQDRDTSLSFYEFDLRPPSPIDLTRSIDEALHREHLVTGGSLFHPVIQTPSPGSGISQEHWLRRNSDPQLLSESSEAPTESSMPLGGSVLSSVPSRQVTAPPTPSHQGHRWAGNGMVNVPSSVSCPVSLRPSRTSTGNLGEDGVDDTRPFITPDSERARARAGRPVGSRSYLECSHCEITT comes from the exons ATGGCTCTCAAGCTGCTCCTGTTCCATACTTTGAACCTATTCTTCTTCCATTTATCCGGTGCACAGACCATCATtggttcctcctcttccttcacCACTCTGAACTTGCCTAGCAACCCACCTTCACCTACCAAGCAGACAATTAGATTGTGGCCTTCTTTGCCTCCCAGAGGACGCACTGATCTTCCCATCAGAGTAACGATCCGGGAAAGATTTGCAGCTTTGAATGCAGTGGAGCAGGGGCATCGGATGATCCGTCCAACGACACAGCTCAACCCATCTTTAATTTTTACGCAATCGCCACAGAATTTTACCAGGGGGCAAATTGCAACCCAACCAACTGTCTCAGGACCCAGGACTGACACAGCTAGTTTAACATTCATCAAGGCTTTAAAAAGGGAAGGAGCTGCCACAACTCCACTTTTTCCCTCTTTGGCATCCCATTTAAGTCTTGCAGAAGAGAGATCAATCGAAGGTTCAGAGGATGTTGAATCCCAAGGGTTGGGATCAGGCAGAGCTCTGGCAGAGGAGAAATCAACTGGTCATCAGCCAACAATTGCTGAGGAGATGGCTCAGTATCGACCACAGGCGCAGACCATGACCTCCAAAGTTACGGACGAAGAAACATCATTGGATTATCAGAATGATGAGACTCACCTGTTTTGGTTGACAACAATCAGTGCAACATCTACAATAACACAACCAACGCCTAAGGCTGCGGAATTAACAG GTACACGTGGAGCAAATCACCCTTCCAGTGACAGACTTCAGCCAACGCAGGGCTCCTCTGCTGTGACATCTCCCAAACTCACGTCAAGCTCCGCTGATAAACAGCCACAGACTGCAGGACAACCTGTCACAAACAGAAGCCCAGCTGGTCCGAATCCAAACAGTTCAACAGAACAAGAAACCCACACATCTACAACTGGTCTTAGGACAGTTACAACTCAAAGTgtcaaaacagcagaaatagaaagaaatacATCGAGAACTACTGTGCCATCGAGAG GGGACTCTTCACGTCTTACAACCAGTGTTGTTCCTGTGATCCGACCCAGATTTGGCCCCACGTATCAGGAGGAGAGGAACCGCTCTATTCTGTTGGGATATCCACAGCAAGCTCCACACTCTACTTTTAATCCAGCCCCATCTCCAAGTGCCATTCCCTCTACGAATGGCACACTTCTTTATTGGGGTGATTTGAGTCGCAAGTTGGCTTTTGCCTGGGAACTGCATGTCTACGGCACAGCAAGCCTCTTCCTGCTCCTGTTTGCTGGAGCTGCCCTTGGCCTGACTCTGTCCCCCGGAGCGAACTGTCCTCATCGCGGGGCTCTTGGACTTGCCAACGCTCTGTTGTTTCTAGCTGGAGGCCTCAGGGCAGTTCTGTTTTTCATCGACCCTTATGGGACACGAGGCATCTTCCCTCGCACAGCAGTTACGGCCCTCTACAACCTGCCTCTTCATCTCTTGGTGTGGGCCCAGGCGTCAGTAGTACTTCTTGCACTGAGGGTGGCAGGAGTCAGTGTGTTACCTCCAACCTTAGAGCACCCCCCTCTGGTGGCTGTGCTTACTGTGTTGCAGTGTACACTACTGTTAGCTGCTGATCTGTTGTCTCCAGCTCTGTCTCCTGTAGTACCAGTAACCCTACAGGTCCTGTCCTTATGTTGGGGCCTGGGTATCTGTTTGGGCTATCTTTGCTATGTATTTCCACGTATACGCTGCCCTGCTCTTCCCCATCACAGTGTTCCTGTTGAGGCCAGGAGGAAGACTTGGACGGGGAGCCAAAAAACAGCAGTGATTCTGGGAAGAGTGCTGGCAGTCTGTTCAGTTCTTGGAGCATTATGCTGCGGCTTGCATGTCCACGCTACCTTGTGGCTCTATGGACTGTTAGGAGACTGGACGCGTTTTAACTGGGGATGGTGGTTGATGCATTTCTGGGCTCGGCTGCTGGAACTAACCTGGGGTTTTTTCCTGCTACTAATGGGATCCTGGGTGTTCTGGAGGCCTGTCACATGCCGGGCaagggaggaaggaaggcaAGATGGCAGCACAATGGATCTCCCAACTCCTGGTCAGTCTGTTGGTTCCCCTCAAAGACATACATGCTGGTCTAAGATAGTCCAAAGTCTGAGAGGTAAACCCTGCAGGAAGTCTGAAAGTAATGGTGTGGGAGGCGGAACAGGGGGAGCAGGAGGACCAGGAGAGGTGCCGAACAACTGGGCTGGACAAGAGCGACCTGGAGCTGATATCAGCAAGAGTCTTATTAGGAACCAGAGCCATGAGCAGAATATGGCCCAGCCGCGCTTGGTCAAAGACAGTAACTATGGACGTAACCACGGGGGCCACCCCGAGGACCGAGGCATATCTGAGGATTCCACTAGCTCCCTGCTGAGACTGCAGACTCTGGGTCAACCTCCTCATCGCTCAGTGAGTGGCAGCCTGGATCAGGACAGAGATACATCTCTGTCTTTCTATGAATTTGACCTGCGGCCACCCTCCCCTATTGACCTGACTCGCAGCATTGATGAGGCTCTGCACAGAGAACATTTGGTCACAGGAGGGAGTCTGTTTCATCCTGTAATCCAGACTCCTTCTCCGGGCTCTGGGATCAGCCAGGAGCATTGGCTTCGCAGGAACAGTGATCCTCAGCTGCTTTCTGAGAGCAGCGAAGCCCCAACAGAGTCCTCCATGCCTCTGGGGGGTAGCGTTCTCAGCAGCGTACCCAGCAGGCAGGTGACTGCTCCACCCACGccatcccaccagggtcacagGTGGGCTGGGAATGGTATGGTCAACGTTCCCTCATCAGTTTCTTGCCCAGTGTCGCTTCGCCCCTCCAGAACATCTACAGGGAATTTGGGTGAGGATGGCGTGGATGACACTCGGCCGTTTATCACCCCAGATTCTGAAAGGGCTCGAGCAAGAGCTGGGAGACCCGTTGGTTCACGCAGTTACCTGGAA TGTAGCCACTGTGAAATAACGACATAG
- the LOC116728706 gene encoding cytosolic sulfotransferase 2-like — protein MELPLRPTLFDFNGVSMTKYFTDNWVNIQSFKARPDDIVLVSYPKAGNTWVSYILDLLYFSQTSPDRQNSVPLHERVPFLEISIPGFPSGVDELNSINSFPRIIKTHLPVQFLPQSFWEQNSKIIYVARNAKDTVVSYFHFDRMNKAQPEPGDWNSFLQRFVDGKMVFGSWNDHVGGWWEKTKTRSNILYLFYEDLIEDTEREVSRICSFLELSPSTDLKKEVTEKSLFNNMKHNKMANGSADEVLDFKISPFMRKGKVGDWKNHFTVKQNEQFDEDYQRKMRNTDLSFRTVL, from the exons ATGGAGTTACCACTTCGACCTACACTGTTTGACTTCAATGGAGTCTCCATGACCAAATACTTCACTGACAACTGGGTTAACATACAGAGTTTCAAAGCAAGGCCAGATGATATTGTGTTGGTGAGCTATCCAAAAGCAG GAAACACATGGGTCTCCTACATCTTGGACCTTTTGTACTTCAGCCAAACATCACCTGACCGACAGAACTCAGTGCCACTTCATGAAAGAGTGCCATTTCTGGAGATCAGCATACCGGGGTTTCCCTCTG GAGTGGATGAACTGAATTCAATAAACAGCTTTCCACGCATTATCAAGACACACCTACCAGTCCAGTTTCTTCCCCAGTCCTTCTGGGAACAAAATTCCAAG ATCATCTATGTAGCCCGCAATGCAAAGGACACAGTTGtatcttattttcattttgaccGCATGAATAAGGCCCAGCCAGAGCCTGGAGACTGGAACAGTTTTCTGCAGAGATTTGTGGATGGAAAAA TGGTCTTTGGTTCCTGGAATGACCATGTGGGAGGCTGGTGGGAGAAGACAAAGACCAGATCTAACATCCTGTACTTGTTCTATGAGGATCTCATTGAG GATACTGAACGAGAAGTCAGCCGGATCTGCTCCTTTCTGGAACTGTCACCCAGCACGGACCTAAAGAAAGAAGTAACAGAAAAATCTCTCTTCAACAACATGAAACACAATAAGATGGCCAACGGCTCAGCTGATGAAGTCTTGGATTTCAAGATCTCACCTTTCATGCGCAAAG gaaaGGTTGGTGACTGGAAGAATCATTTCACTGTTAAACAGAATGAGCAGTTTGATGAAGACTATCAAAGGAAGATGAGAAATACTGATCTAAGCTTTCGAACAGTTCTGTAA